The following are from one region of the Endozoicomonas sp. 4G genome:
- the pabC gene encoding aminodeoxychorismate lyase: MDRHHPVSWVNGEPAAEIRLSDRGLAYGDGVFETIRVQAGVPTLFELHCKRLCSGISMLDIPFDLDSFKNEVSDFLHKQKLKEGVLKAIVTRGSGGRGYNPEGCDRPSQILSFHPLPVYPGDPAIKGIRLHECNIRLGDNALAGLKHLNRLENVMARSEWQGTDCLEGLLLGMDDRLVEGTMSNLFLVSGKTLRTPCLGKSGVKGVCRELILEQAHQWGFQVETGDYHWQDLAGANEVFVCNSVNGVWPVIACGRWHWSVGSVTGIVRDRVQEVLNA, translated from the coding sequence TTGGATAGACATCATCCTGTCAGCTGGGTTAACGGGGAGCCAGCTGCTGAAATACGCCTCAGTGACCGGGGTCTGGCTTATGGGGATGGTGTTTTTGAAACCATCCGTGTCCAGGCCGGTGTCCCCACTCTTTTTGAGCTTCATTGCAAACGACTCTGTTCTGGTATTTCGATGCTGGATATTCCCTTTGATCTGGACAGCTTCAAAAACGAAGTCAGTGACTTTTTGCACAAGCAGAAGCTGAAGGAAGGGGTGCTCAAAGCGATTGTGACCCGTGGCTCAGGTGGCCGTGGATACAACCCTGAGGGTTGTGACCGTCCCAGCCAGATTCTTTCTTTTCACCCGTTGCCGGTCTACCCTGGCGACCCTGCTATCAAGGGTATCAGGTTGCATGAATGTAACATCAGACTGGGTGATAATGCCCTTGCCGGATTAAAGCACCTCAACCGTCTTGAGAATGTTATGGCTCGTTCCGAATGGCAGGGAACCGATTGCCTGGAGGGTTTATTACTGGGGATGGACGACAGGCTGGTGGAAGGCACTATGAGTAATCTATTCCTGGTATCCGGCAAAACCTTGCGGACACCCTGTCTCGGTAAATCAGGGGTTAAAGGGGTTTGCCGGGAGCTGATTCTGGAGCAGGCCCATCAGTGGGGCTTTCAGGTAGAAACGGGTGATTATCACTGGCAAGACCTTGCCGGAGCCAATGAAGTATTTGTTTGTAACAGTGTTAACGGAGTCTGGCCGGTGATTGCCTGTGGCCGTTGGCACTGGTCTGTGGGT
- the fabF gene encoding beta-ketoacyl-ACP synthase II, protein MSHRRVVVTGLGALSPVGLGVEQSWQSVLAGCSGIHTIDHLDTEKFSVNICGTVKGFETGDYFNPKDARKMDVFIQYALAASIEAMKDAGLDGSDLLQSDNVGRYGVVIGSGIGGLTSIEQSYDTLQKSGPRRISPFFIPAAIINMAAGWLSMHYNLQGPNFATSTACATGSHALALAARTIAYGDADVMVAGGAEKASSALGMTGFAAARALSTRNDQPEAASRPWDKDRDGFVLGDGAGVMVLEEYQHAVRRGATIYAELSGAGMSGDAYHMTSPPEDGRGAARAMQSALDDAGLKAEQVAYINAHGTSTPAGDIAETKAVHRVFGQSAKQVAISSTKSMTGHLLGAAGSLEAVFAVKSLQDNMAPPTINLENPDEGCDLDYVPVKARPIEMQHVLTNSFGFGGTNVTLAFSKLD, encoded by the coding sequence GTGTCGCATAGAAGGGTAGTAGTAACAGGACTGGGTGCGTTATCTCCGGTAGGACTGGGAGTTGAGCAGAGCTGGCAATCGGTACTGGCAGGTTGCAGCGGTATTCATACCATCGATCATCTGGATACTGAGAAATTCAGTGTCAATATCTGCGGAACCGTGAAAGGTTTTGAGACAGGTGATTACTTTAACCCGAAAGACGCCCGGAAAATGGATGTTTTTATCCAGTACGCACTGGCAGCCTCCATTGAAGCGATGAAAGATGCAGGGCTGGATGGCAGTGATTTGCTCCAAAGCGATAACGTAGGTCGCTATGGCGTCGTTATCGGCTCCGGTATCGGTGGTCTCACATCGATTGAACAGAGTTATGATACGCTTCAGAAGTCTGGCCCTCGTCGTATATCACCCTTCTTCATACCGGCGGCCATCATCAATATGGCGGCAGGCTGGTTGTCCATGCACTACAACCTGCAGGGACCAAATTTTGCCACTTCCACGGCCTGTGCAACAGGCAGTCATGCCTTGGCCCTGGCCGCCAGAACCATTGCCTACGGTGATGCCGATGTTATGGTCGCAGGTGGTGCCGAAAAAGCCTCTTCAGCACTGGGCATGACCGGTTTTGCCGCCGCCAGAGCCCTGTCTACCCGAAATGATCAGCCTGAAGCGGCCAGTCGCCCCTGGGATAAAGATCGGGATGGTTTCGTGCTGGGCGACGGTGCGGGTGTTATGGTGTTAGAAGAGTATCAACACGCTGTACGACGCGGGGCTACTATTTATGCAGAGCTCAGTGGCGCAGGCATGAGTGGTGATGCTTATCACATGACCTCGCCTCCTGAAGACGGTCGTGGTGCGGCCAGGGCCATGCAGTCAGCATTGGACGATGCTGGCCTTAAGGCAGAACAGGTGGCCTATATCAATGCCCATGGCACCTCTACACCTGCCGGTGACATTGCTGAAACAAAAGCAGTGCACAGGGTGTTTGGTCAGTCTGCCAAACAGGTTGCCATCAGTTCTACCAAATCCATGACGGGTCATTTGTTAGGGGCGGCTGGTTCGCTGGAAGCCGTGTTTGCCGTGAAATCGCTTCAGGATAATATGGCGCCACCGACCATTAATTTGGAAAATCCCGATGAAGGCTGTGATCTGGATTATGTACCCGTAAAAGCCAGACCGATTGAGATGCAGCATGTACTCACTAACTCATTCGGCTTTGGGGGCACTAATGTGACCCTGGCTTTTTCGAAACTGGATTAG
- the acpP gene encoding acyl carrier protein, with translation MSTIEERVKKIVCEQLGVKAEEVTNSASFVEDLGADSLDTVELVMALEEEFETEIPDEEAEKITTVQEAIDYVVAHS, from the coding sequence ATGAGTACCATTGAAGAGCGCGTCAAAAAGATCGTTTGCGAACAGCTTGGCGTAAAAGCAGAGGAAGTCACCAACAGTGCGTCATTCGTAGAAGACCTCGGCGCGGACTCTCTGGACACCGTTGAGCTGGTGATGGCTCTGGAAGAAGAGTTTGAAACTGAGATTCCAGACGAAGAAGCGGAAAAGATCACCACCGTTCAGGAAGCAATTGACTACGTTGTTGCTCATTCCTGA
- the fabG gene encoding 3-oxoacyl-ACP reductase FabG, with translation MSNLEGKVALVTGASRGIGRAIAIDLGKHGALVVGTATSEPGAARITEMLQAEGIKGCGMVLNVSEAESCTEVVKAVTAEFGAPQILVNNAGITRDNILMRMKDDEWDDVVNTNLSSIYRMSKAVLRGMTKARWGRIINISSVVGSMGNQGQANYAAAKAGVEGFSRSLAREIGSRQISVNTVAPGFIDTDMTRELPEEHRALLQSQVPMARLGQPEEISGVVAFLASDAAGYITGETIHVNGGMYMG, from the coding sequence ATGTCGAACCTTGAAGGCAAGGTAGCTCTGGTTACGGGTGCCAGTCGTGGAATTGGCAGGGCTATTGCCATTGATCTGGGTAAGCACGGAGCCCTGGTGGTGGGTACTGCCACCTCCGAGCCGGGTGCTGCAAGAATTACTGAAATGCTGCAGGCTGAAGGGATAAAAGGCTGCGGTATGGTATTGAATGTTTCTGAGGCTGAAAGCTGTACTGAAGTGGTAAAAGCCGTAACAGCCGAGTTTGGAGCCCCTCAGATACTGGTTAATAATGCCGGCATTACCCGTGATAACATCCTGATGAGAATGAAGGATGATGAGTGGGACGATGTTGTCAATACCAACCTGAGTTCCATATACAGAATGAGCAAAGCGGTATTGAGAGGTATGACCAAGGCTCGTTGGGGACGCATCATTAACATCAGCTCGGTGGTAGGCTCCATGGGCAACCAGGGGCAAGCCAATTATGCGGCGGCCAAGGCCGGTGTAGAAGGCTTCAGTCGCTCCCTGGCCAGGGAGATTGGCTCTCGTCAGATCTCTGTAAATACCGTAGCGCCAGGTTTTATCGATACCGATATGACCCGTGAATTGCCAGAAGAACACAGAGCCCTTTTGCAGTCTCAGGTGCCCATGGCCCGTCTTGGACAGCCCGAAGAAATTTCCGGTGTCGTGGCTTTTCTGGCCAGTGATGCCGCTGGTTACATTACCGGAGAAACCATTCACGTGAATGGCGGGATGTACATGGGTTAG
- the fabD gene encoding ACP S-malonyltransferase, with protein sequence MTDSLAFVFPGQGSQSVGMLAEHIDHPVVVQTFAEAAEALGFDLLKLISEGPAEELNKTENTQPALLTASVALWRLWLEKGGEQPAYMAGHSLGEYSALVCSGAMKFADAVRVVRQRGLFMQEAVPAGTGAMAAILGLEDQQVISVCHDAAQDSVVEAVNFNSPGQVVIAGEKAAVARAIELAKEAGARKAMPLPVSVPSHCALMKPAAEKLAVELSLIELSQPSIAVIQNVTAEPCSEPEKIRENLVRQLYSPVRWVETIQHLNEAGVTRFAECGAGKVLAGLNKRIVRRSPVLTLESASSFEDLTGPSK encoded by the coding sequence ATGACGGATTCACTTGCATTTGTTTTTCCGGGGCAGGGATCCCAATCGGTGGGTATGCTTGCAGAACATATCGATCACCCTGTTGTAGTTCAGACATTCGCTGAAGCGGCTGAGGCGCTCGGGTTTGACTTGCTGAAGTTGATCAGCGAGGGCCCGGCAGAAGAACTCAATAAAACGGAGAATACTCAACCAGCACTGCTGACTGCCAGTGTCGCGTTATGGCGCCTGTGGCTTGAGAAAGGCGGAGAGCAGCCTGCCTACATGGCCGGTCACAGTCTGGGTGAGTACTCGGCACTGGTGTGCTCAGGGGCAATGAAGTTTGCTGATGCCGTTCGGGTTGTGCGTCAACGTGGTCTCTTTATGCAGGAGGCTGTGCCAGCGGGAACCGGTGCCATGGCTGCCATTCTGGGTCTTGAGGATCAGCAGGTGATTTCAGTGTGTCACGATGCGGCTCAGGACAGTGTGGTTGAAGCGGTAAACTTTAACTCGCCGGGTCAGGTCGTTATTGCCGGTGAAAAAGCAGCCGTGGCTCGTGCGATTGAGCTGGCTAAAGAGGCAGGAGCCAGAAAGGCAATGCCTCTACCAGTGAGTGTGCCTTCACATTGCGCCCTGATGAAGCCGGCAGCCGAGAAGCTGGCTGTTGAGCTGAGCCTTATTGAGTTAAGTCAGCCTTCAATAGCTGTGATTCAGAACGTCACTGCTGAGCCTTGCTCAGAACCGGAAAAAATTCGTGAAAATCTGGTCAGGCAGCTGTACAGTCCCGTTCGCTGGGTAGAAACGATTCAACATCTGAATGAAGCCGGAGTTACCCGGTTTGCTGAGTGTGGTGCGGGTAAGGTGCTTGCGGGTCTTAACAAGCGGATTGTCCGCAGATCACCTGTATTGACTCTTGAATCTGCATCCTCTTTCGAAGATCTTACCGGTCCGTCGAAATGA
- a CDS encoding RNA-guided endonuclease TnpB family protein, producing MSQLTPKSLSVSLPHSAIATAGSDLLEDAKDAKIVASKKIRFYPENEQAYHDALMLYRRSYNLAVERFRNDDYKDASGKFINMRPAIKAQVKQEHKEIGRAYNSIVSDNGTLEAADTFKAVCEHNKKLKGAKEGFAEIHFKSRKGSRHSFSIDRFPKGLNPCVDALGKIHLTEDVPAEAMGKSCVITYDKGRWFVQVQQHIELNPEIQGKVRCVGVDPGVRTFATCYSEKEALIAGDNVAKTKLFPLMKQVDSLVSQKQKILNTQKGVEFPDMPQWARDRIIHFNREIDRLKCKKDDIVLDLHNRLAFELVSNYDVVFLPTFETRGMVTRKNKKVRTIRRNTCRQMLDLNHYQFKKRLKWYAKKYGKHVIDCNEAYTSKTRSWNGTIDEKLGSSKVIKGEGFTVDRDINGARNVFLKCLTR from the coding sequence GTGAGTCAATTGACACCCAAGAGCTTATCGGTTTCATTACCTCATTCTGCAATAGCCACTGCAGGAAGCGATCTGCTAGAAGACGCAAAGGACGCAAAAATAGTAGCGTCGAAAAAGATCAGGTTTTACCCGGAGAATGAGCAAGCCTATCACGATGCCCTGATGCTCTATCGGAGGTCGTACAACCTTGCTGTTGAGCGTTTCCGTAACGATGACTATAAAGATGCCAGCGGAAAATTCATCAACATGCGACCTGCCATTAAAGCTCAAGTGAAGCAAGAGCACAAAGAAATTGGCAGGGCTTATAACTCGATTGTTTCTGATAATGGAACACTGGAGGCAGCGGATACATTCAAAGCGGTCTGCGAGCACAACAAGAAGCTCAAGGGAGCTAAAGAGGGCTTTGCAGAAATCCATTTCAAAAGCCGCAAAGGTAGCAGGCACTCATTCTCTATTGACCGTTTCCCAAAGGGATTAAATCCTTGCGTAGACGCTCTTGGCAAGATTCACCTGACAGAAGATGTGCCAGCAGAAGCGATGGGTAAATCTTGTGTCATAACCTACGACAAGGGTCGCTGGTTCGTTCAGGTTCAACAACATATTGAGCTAAATCCCGAAATCCAAGGGAAGGTTAGATGCGTTGGAGTTGACCCCGGAGTTCGCACCTTTGCCACTTGCTACAGCGAAAAAGAGGCGTTGATAGCGGGTGATAACGTTGCAAAAACAAAGCTGTTCCCACTGATGAAGCAAGTGGACAGCTTGGTCAGTCAAAAGCAAAAAATCCTGAACACTCAGAAGGGCGTTGAGTTCCCCGATATGCCCCAGTGGGCAAGAGATCGGATTATTCATTTCAACAGGGAAATTGACCGGCTGAAATGCAAAAAGGATGACATTGTTCTTGATCTGCATAACCGGCTGGCGTTCGAGCTGGTGTCGAACTACGACGTTGTATTTTTGCCAACCTTTGAGACAAGAGGTATGGTCACGCGCAAAAATAAGAAGGTTCGCACCATTCGCCGTAACACCTGCCGCCAGATGCTTGACCTCAATCATTACCAATTCAAAAAGCGGCTTAAGTGGTACGCAAAAAAGTATGGAAAGCATGTGATTGATTGCAACGAAGCCTATACATCCAAGACTCGATCATGGAACGGGACCATTGACGAAAAATTAGGTTCTTCCAAGGTTATTAAGGGTGAGGGCTTCACCGTTGATCGTGACATCAACGGTGCCAGAAATGTCTTTCTTAAGTGTTTGACGAGGTAG
- a CDS encoding MIP/aquaporin family protein: MNYLKDFVGEFIGTFILVLFGCGSVAVTVLFSAHAGLFQVAMVWGLAVTLAIYATRHLSCAHLNPAVSIAMVVSRRMPVTLLPCYLIAQFAGAFVAAALLYLLFSSSIMQFELTHDIVRGTESSIASAMIFGEYYPNPMAGQVASVSTANAFFAECTGTFVLVFMILVLTEACNTGRPDQALAPLFIGLTVAVIISIIAPLTQAGLNPARDLSPRLLASMSGWAGAAFPDDHYGFLTVYVLGPITGGIMAALCFMGVAEPLMKHTTAEEHNKSDTTPPHGK; the protein is encoded by the coding sequence ATGAATTACCTGAAGGACTTTGTCGGAGAGTTTATAGGCACGTTTATTCTAGTGTTATTCGGCTGCGGATCGGTGGCGGTGACGGTATTATTTTCTGCCCATGCCGGACTCTTTCAGGTGGCCATGGTCTGGGGGCTGGCAGTAACACTGGCGATTTACGCCACCCGACACCTTTCCTGTGCTCACCTCAATCCGGCGGTAAGCATTGCCATGGTAGTCAGCCGTCGGATGCCTGTGACCTTGCTTCCCTGCTATCTGATTGCCCAGTTCGCCGGTGCATTTGTGGCGGCGGCCCTGCTTTACCTGCTTTTCTCCAGCTCAATCATGCAGTTCGAGTTAACACATGACATTGTCCGTGGTACCGAGTCGTCCATAGCCAGCGCCATGATATTTGGTGAGTATTACCCCAATCCGATGGCCGGACAGGTCGCTTCTGTTTCCACTGCCAATGCTTTCTTTGCCGAGTGTACCGGTACATTTGTCCTGGTATTTATGATTCTCGTTCTTACCGAAGCCTGCAATACCGGGCGACCCGATCAGGCTCTGGCACCGCTGTTTATCGGGTTGACCGTTGCCGTTATCATCTCCATTATTGCGCCACTGACTCAGGCAGGACTCAACCCGGCCAGAGATTTATCGCCCCGGCTATTGGCTTCAATGTCCGGCTGGGCGGGCGCAGCGTTTCCGGATGATCACTATGGCTTTTTGACGGTGTATGTTTTAGGTCCAATTACCGGGGGCATCATGGCCGCTTTATGTTTTATGGGTGTTGCTGAACCGCTGATGAAGCATACGACAGCTGAAGAACATAACAAAAGCGACACAACACCCCCTCATGGCAAATGA